The sequence ACAGGGGATGTTTGAGTAGCATGGACCTGTGTCAATTTTTGAGCGCCCCCTGCGGCTGTTGTTTCTATCGACCCCCGTTGGGCCGTTGGGGTCAGGACTCGGTGGTGGCGTTGAGTTGACGCTGAAGAATTTAGCGATCGCCCTATCACAGCAAGGTCACGCGATTACGATTGTGGCTCCCCAGACTTCGGTATTGCCAGGATTTAATCTGGTGGAAGTGCCGGGAAATTTACAAATTACGGCGCAGAGTCAGACTCACGATGCGGCGATTTCGTTGCCAAGTGATGCGGTTTTAGGGCATATGTGGGAATACGCCCGACAGCATCAAGCAGACTATGATTTGCTGGTGAATTTTGCCTATGACTGGTTGCCGTTTTATTTGACGACGTTTTTCCAGACCCCGATCGCTCATTTAGTCAGTATGGGCTCGTTATCGGAAGCGATGGATGTCGTGACTGCACAAGTCGCAGCGCATTCACCCCAGAGTTTGGGGGTGCATAGTATGGCGCAGGCGGAGACCTTTAGCTGGGCTGAGCAGGCGCATAATGTGAAAAATGGGTTTGACTTGTCGCAGTATGATTTTTGTGCCGAGCCCGAGAATTATTTGGCTTGGGTTGGCCGGATTGCCCCGGAAAAGGGGTTGCAGGATGCCGTGCAGGCGGTGGAAAAGGCGGGAGTGCCGCTGAAGATTTTTGGGGTGGTGCAGGATCGAGATTATTGGAAGCAGATTCAGACGAATTATCCGGCGGCCCCGATCGAATATTGTGGATTTGTGGAAACCGATCAGTTGCAAGCGCAGTTGCGTCGGGCGAAGGGATTGCTGATGACGCCGCATTGGGTGGAGGCGTTTGGGAATGTGGCGATCGAGGCATTGGCTTGTGGTGTACCCGTGGTGGCGTATGCTCGGGGCGGACCAGCGGAAATTGTCCGGCATGGAGAAACGGGCTGGCTGGTGGAGCCCGATGTCGTACCGGCCTTGGTCAATGGGATTCGTGATATTGAGAAGATCGATCGGATGGCTTGTCGATGGCAGACGGAAGCAGAGTATTCCTTGGTGGCGATGAGCGATCGGGTTGAGGCCTGGTTTGCCGATATTCTGGCGGTGGTAGATGCGGGTGAATAGTGAGATGTAATTAAGGCGAAATCCGCTGTCTTGCATTGATCTATAAATTTGATGATTGATTAATCGAACACTGCGTCGGCGTGATCATTTGTCGATGGGATTTTGATCGATGGCTTGCGGCTTGAGCGGGATTGAGCACTGAGGCGGCAGCAGAATTTTGGTGGTGCCCGGAATGCGCTAATCTGCTTAGTGGGGTGCAGTGAATGCACGCCAGTTTTGCCTGCGCTTTTGGTGATTCGGGCAACGTTGAACAGTTTTAGAGACAAGAGGCAAATATGGCTGGTTTACTTCCTACTGTTGACCCGGATGGGCTGTTGGAATATTCGGTGGTGTATACCGATCGGGCCT is a genomic window of Romeriopsis navalis LEGE 11480 containing:
- a CDS encoding glycosyltransferase family 4 protein, whose protein sequence is MSIFERPLRLLFLSTPVGPLGSGLGGGVELTLKNLAIALSQQGHAITIVAPQTSVLPGFNLVEVPGNLQITAQSQTHDAAISLPSDAVLGHMWEYARQHQADYDLLVNFAYDWLPFYLTTFFQTPIAHLVSMGSLSEAMDVVTAQVAAHSPQSLGVHSMAQAETFSWAEQAHNVKNGFDLSQYDFCAEPENYLAWVGRIAPEKGLQDAVQAVEKAGVPLKIFGVVQDRDYWKQIQTNYPAAPIEYCGFVETDQLQAQLRRAKGLLMTPHWVEAFGNVAIEALACGVPVVAYARGGPAEIVRHGETGWLVEPDVVPALVNGIRDIEKIDRMACRWQTEAEYSLVAMSDRVEAWFADILAVVDAGE